A single region of the Tigriopus californicus strain San Diego chromosome 8, Tcal_SD_v2.1, whole genome shotgun sequence genome encodes:
- the LOC131885660 gene encoding NEDD4-binding protein 2-like 1 — translation MSKKREKRNAKATKGKTMGQNLCTNRKTEPTSSLGSRENLQSNSEEVHPVTGRSDASLDLAIRSIDQLSLASDENERIVFDEAISEDPYLSFPFLIDPPSIQWYKENQVMLVLRGLSGSGKSTIVQAIQKTYPAAVVCSADHFFIDTNGEYKFDADLIKNAHESCQKRARTALENAKPMVVIDNTNVQKWEMNFYFSIAKANKYIVILVETKTPWKLDPHELASRNSHGVSEEVL, via the coding sequence ATGTCGAAGAAAAGGGAGAAGCGAAACGCGAAAGCAACGAAAGGTAAAACCATGGGTCAAAATCTGTGTACCAATCGGAAGACTGAACCCACAAGTTCCTTGGGGAGTCGCGAAAACCTTCAATCAAATTCGGAGGAGGTTCATCCGGTGACTGGAAGATCAGACgcttctttggatttggccaTCCGATCCATTGATCAATTATCCCTAGCTTCGGACGAAAATGAACGCATCGTTTTTGATGAGGCAATCTCAGAGGACCCTTACTTGTCATTTCCGTTTCTCATCGACCCCCCCTCAATTCAATGGTACAAGGAGAACCAGGTCATGCTAGTCTTGAGGGGACTTTCGGGATCGGGTAAGTCCACCATCGTCCAAGCCATCCAGAAGACCTATCCTGCGGCCGTGGTGTGCTCTGCCGATCATTTTTTCATAGATACTAATGGAGAGTATAAGTTTGATGCCGATCTTATTAAAAACGCTCACGAATCGTGCCAGAAACGAGCTCGAACTGCACTGGAAAACGCCAAGCCCATGGTTGTGATTGATAACACGAATGTTCAGAAGTGGGAGATGAATTTCTACTTCAGCATAGCCAAAGCCAACAAGTACATCGTGATACTGGTGGAAACCAAGACTCCATGGAAACTTGACCCGCATGAACTGGCATCCAGAAACTCACATGGTGTTTCCGAAGAGGTCCTTTGA
- the LOC131885774 gene encoding sorting nexin-20-like: MIIFPPKKMMTPSEIPPPTPSSASLSDVSLTTDEAQPADAQAAPSGPSGPSEGVLPAASFPHPSGSACNQPSAEDEEEEEEEAGSDPTSPADSSDTTTSNGVEPTPPVLKDEPLLDPVPRGFVRRRSSVSLEEGSDVKANEPVHIPVIPHGDPRVRSKLKFEVITARVSETAGKKHVSYTIMIKRLGNDAHPACIERRYSDFCYVYESILRNFHPSILGDFMFPKKVLIGNFKAEVITERTEAFHKFLNLISSCDNLLYSDYFYSFVSSEEHNEAVSHIKLSRYEEAIPLLENIFYVREKLLTLSSIHVLQCLCELVATLHAVKRHRETMAYAMVTAKSLELLRGHSEAEYMRVPFLKLVSETSGFLGLDKKSYDKQLAELRYQGVKIDSVMPLLELIRERYIHRASHTAKLS, from the exons ATGATCATCTTCCCGCCCAAGAA AATGATGACGCCCAGTGAGATCCCGCCCCCCACCCCTTCTTCTGCTTCTCTGTCGGACGTGTCCCTGACCACTGATGAAGCTCAGCCAGCCGACGCGCAAGCGGCTCCATCGGGTCCATCGGGTCCATCGGAAGGTGTCCTGCCAGCAGCCTCTTTCCCGCACCCATCCGGATCGGCGTGCAATCAACCATCGGccgaagacgaggaggaggaagaggaggaggctgGCTCCGATCCCACTTCACCGGCCGATTCTTCGGATACGACCACTTCCAACGGGGTTGAGCCCACCCCTCCGGTGCTGAAGGACGAGCCTCTTTTGG ATCCGGTGCCTCGCGGGTTTGTGCGTCGTCGATCCTCGGTCAGTCTTGAGGAAGGTTCTGACGTGAAAGCCAATGAGCCGGTCCATATCCCCGTCATCCCTCACGGTGATCCCCGGGTTCGAAGTAAGCTCAAGTTTGAGGTGATCACGGCTCGAGTGAGCGAAACTGCCGGCAAGAAACACGTG AGCTACACCATCATGATCAAACGCTTGGGGAACGATGCCCATCCGGCTTGCATCGAGCGGCGATACAGTGACTTTTGTTACGTGTACGAGAGCATCCTACGCAATTTCCATCCCTCGATTCTGGGGGACTTCATGTTTCCCAAGAAAGTCCTGATTGGTAACTTCAAGGCCGAGGTGATCACGGAAAGAACAGAGGCCTTCCACAAGTTTCTCAACCTCATCTCCAGCTGTGATAATCTGCTCTACTCGGATTACTTTTACTCTTTCGTCTCATCCGAAGAGCACAACGAAGCCGTCAGTCATATAAAGCTCTCGCGTTATGAGGAAGCCATTCCATTGCTCGAAAACATCTTCTACGTCAGGGAAAAGTTACTCACTCTTAGTAGTATCCATGTGCTCCAATGCCTGTGTGAGCTGGTGGCTACATTACACGCGGTCAAGCGTCACCGGGAAACCATGGCTTATGCAATGGTGACGGCCAAAAGCTTGGAATTGCTGCGAGGTCACTCCGAAGCAGAATACATGCGGGTGCCTTTCCTCAAATTGGTTTCTGAAACATCGGGCTTCTTGGGATTGGATAAGAAGTCGTACGACAAGCAATTGGCCGAGCTTCGTTATCAAGGCGTGAAAATCGATAGCGTCATGCCTCTCCTGGAACTCATTCGGGAACGCTACATTCACCGGGCCAGTCATACGGCTAAATTAAGTTGA
- the LOC131885659 gene encoding heparan-alpha-glucosaminide N-acetyltransferase-like, translating into MSRYLNEVPVCGSHTVALNQACLNLVRWPSMFEFWAQSTECVACPFWHLTNPRDRTPFQSLLVNTSWPTQIRVQAQSQVICEKTIHFGEFGEYVLTVDDHGCHWETVRQPVNALIPLYTALGTLVLAKLIWSLFRRLYRHRRIRLICLSLGGRPTSLVEEDLGDDSQLITPSEEADLQMAASVSLIQPLEARRRKPRLRSLDAFRGLAIVIMIFVNYGGGHYWFFHHSPWNGLTVADLVFPWFMWIMGVSISLSTRSMLRNSLPRQTILFRIFKRSLALFLIGIFLNSDGHNDFRTLRIPGVLQRFAIAYMIVAVLEAFLMPREDAQVTGWRYHFKDLTSAYGQWIIMSCILAAHTAIVFLLPVPGCPTGYFGPGGLHDQAQYYNCTGGATGYIDRLIFGPEHMYRHPTAWKIYSTTVPFDPEGLLGCLSSAFLVFLGTVCGRIIIHFSSNHSRMVRWMVWTLVLGAIAGCLCNWSRENGVIPVNKNLWSLSFILGLGAMTFATLTCMYWLIDVLCWWSGSPFHYPGMNAILLYVGHEVCKGYFPFSWKSFSITHTEMLLMNIWAVSVWVMLSFILYRLKFFITV; encoded by the exons ATGAGTCGCTACCTGAACGAAGTGCCCGTGTGCGGCTCACACACTGTGGCCCTGAATCAGGCGTGCTTGAATCTGGTGCGATGGCCGTCCATGTTCGAGTTCTGGGCCCAAAGCACGGAATGTGTGGCGTGTCCTTTTTGGCACTTGACCAACCCTCGGGATCGCACCCCCTTTCAGAGCCTGTTGGTGAACACCTCATGGCCGACACAAATTCGAGTTCAGGCCCAAAGCCAAGTGATTTGCGAGAAAACGATCCATTTTGGGGAATTCGGCGAGTACGTTTTAACCGTTGATGATCATGGATGTCACTGGGAAACCGTCCGCCAGCCGGTCAACGCCCTCATCCCGCTGTACACGGCCTTAGGGACCCTTGTGCTGGCCAAATTGATCTGGAGCCTTTTTCGCCGATTGTATCGCCATCGACGGATCCGATTGATCTGCTTGAGTCTTGGCGGCAGACCCACCTCTCTGGTGGAGGAGGATCTGGGCGATGACTCACAGTTGATCACGCCCTCGGAAGAGGCCGACCTACAGATGGCTGCCTCTGTTTCTCTGATTCAGCCTTTGGAAGCGCGTCGACGTAAGCCTCGTTTGCGGTCCTTGGATGCTTTCCGAGGTTTGGCCATCGTGATTATGATCTTTGTCAATTATGGGGGAGGGCATTATTGGTTCTTTCATCATTCGCCGTGGAACGGACTTACCGTGGCGGACCTGGTCTTTCCCTGGTTTATGTGGATCATGGGCGTTTCCATTTCGTTATCCACGCGCTCCATGCTGAGAAATTCCTTGCCTCGTCAAACCATTTTATTCCGCATCTTCAAGCGATCCTTGGCTCTGTTTCTGATTGGGATATTCTTGAACTCTGACGGGCACAATGACTTCCGCACCCTCCGAATTCCGGGCGTCCTGCAGCGCTTCGCCATAGCCTACATGATAGTGGCTGTGTTGGAGGCCTTCTTAATGCCGCGTGAGGACGCTCAAGTCACGGGATGGCGTTATCATTTCAAAGATCTGACCTCCGCCTATGGGCAGTGGATCATAATGTCATGTATTCTAGCCGCTCATACGGCCATCGTTTTTTTGCTTCCTGTTCCGGGATGTCCCACTGGTTATTTCGGGCCAGGTGGATTGCACGATCAAGCCCAATACTATAACTGCACCGGGGGAGCCACGGGCTACATCGATCGCTTGATATTCGGCCCCGAACACATGTATCGTCACCCAACAGCCTGGAAGATTTACTCAACTACGGTTCCTTTTGACCCCGAGGGTCTCTTGGGTTGCCTCTCCTCCGCTTTTCTAGTCTTTCTTGGAACCGTATGTGGAAGGattatcattcatttctcTAGCAATCACAGCCGAATGGTCCGATGGATGGTGTGGACTTTGGTATTGGGTGCGATAGCGGGTTGTCTCTGCAATTGGTCCAGGGAGAATGGCGTAATACCGGTGAATAAGAACTTGTGGTCCCTCTCTTTCATCTTGGGATTGGGAGCCATGACATTCGCCACCCTGACCTGCAT GTATTGGTTGATTGATGTCTTATGTTGGTGGAGCGGAAGCCCCTTTCATTATCCAGGCATGAATGCGATTCTCTTATACGTTGGACACGAGGTGTGTAAAGGCTACTTTCCCTTCAGCTGGAAATCCTTCTCGATAACACACACTGAGATGTTACTTATGAATATTTGGGCAGTTTCCGTTTGGGTCATGCTGTCATTTATCTTGTATCGACTTAAATTTTTCATCACCGTATGA
- the LOC131885664 gene encoding 2',3'-cyclic-nucleotide 3'-phosphodiesterase-like — protein sequence MINLKSMLGFYTRDECLPSNKTMVHCTMKFCGKDGGATYLKQPVVQNRLGQVFPITVIGLVFTPRTLGARVFLSEQELEIYNQDDSESNPNPLPKRRKAKSTKKRDSKMKLMDDRPTESNSTIPEGLKSRALTVGKSFFPIPGHGRRAHITLGTSDGVPPVTTGFDLLEVVQREKEAFQSSLVVPTFDTAFGKLRNYEDDLWVLYFDRAWEIDSIFTGSY from the coding sequence ATGATTAACTTGAAATCGATGCTAGGGTTTTACACTCGTGATGAATGTTTGCCCTCGAACAAGACAATGGTTCACTGCACCATGAAATTCTGCGGAAAAGATGGGGGCGCCACATATCTCAAACAACCTGTCGTCCAAAATAGGTTGGGCCAGGTGTTTCCGATCACTGTGATCGGTTTGGTTTTTACACCAAGAACGTTGGGAGCTCGAGTTTTTCTCTCGGAGCAAGAACTGGAAATTTACAATCAAGATGACAGTGAATCCAATCCAAACCCGTTACCAAAGCGCCGAAAGGCGAAATCCACCAAGAAAAGAGATTCTAAAATGAAGTTAATGGATGACAGACCAACGGAATCCAATTCCACCATACCAGAGGGCTTGAAAAGCCGAGCTCTGACCGTTGGCAAGTCTTTTTTTCCCATCCCTGGCCACGGTCGAAGAGCGCATATAACACTGGGAACAAGCGATGGTGTTCCACCGGTTACAACTGGTTTTGACCTTTTGGAAGTGGtgcaaagagagaaagaggccTTCCAGTCCTCGTTAGTGGTGCCAACATTTGACACGGCCTTCGGGAAGTTGCGCAATTACGAAGATGACTTATGGGTGCTGTATTTCGATCGAGCTTGGGAGATCGACTCCATTTTCACTGGTAGCTATTAA
- the LOC131885657 gene encoding AP-3 complex subunit beta-2-like (The sequence of the model RefSeq protein was modified relative to this genomic sequence to represent the inferred CDS: added 148 bases not found in genome assembly), translating into MSKLSGGMAQASPNASYHQSYGDGGAASPASTGSTTGFGSQSGVMEAVEMDPASGASIFHADGFKKHEDLKQMLDSNKDSLKLEAMKRIIHMVARGKDASDLFPAVVKNVVSKNIEIKKLVYVYLTRYAEEQQDVALLSISTFQRALKDPNQLIRASALRVLSSIRVTMIVPIMMLAIRDSAVDMSAFVRKTAAHAIPKLYSLDPDQKDELVNIIEKLLGDRTTLVVGSAVMAFEEVCPERIELIHKNFRKLCNLLVDVEEWGQVVIIGMLTRYARTQFLDPNAGDELDEFEESSRDFYASSEEEDRKKTSSNQEGAKKRSRPKMDPDHRLLFRSTKPLLQSRNASVVMATAQLYHHTAPKAEVQVVAKALIRLLRSHKEIQAVVLNCIASMTSTKTRNNMFEPHLRNFFVRSSDPTHIKILKLEIITNLANAGNIGIILREFQSYITSQDKFCIAATIQAIGRCASTIDEVTDTCLNGLVHLLSNRDQAVVAESVVVIKKLLQSQTGDHKEIITHMAKLVDSIQVPAARAAIVWVLGEYCERVPKIAPDVLRKMAKSFVNETPEVKTQTLNLALKLCLTNPGQTKLIAQYVFNLARYDQNYDIRDRARFMRVFVFPPPGHETNKLLLNAKNIFLATKPPPVTESKFKDREVYQLGSLSHFLNIRANGYQDLPSFPDVAPDSSLRNVEPIKVPNPWEKSLDKLKKKSTFYSESDGESGTSDSSSSSSGNNSSESSSSEDESDHGDASTRTLKQAIPATTIVNGESKKAPKKDEEEMESSSESSDESSSSESSSSEDETYPSARGNRPAVAQSNLDLLLDLSEAPPASGTPMLTPSIGGFLSPSNAPNAKTLSESISEAEVNFYPTKSHQLLSKMSTGGLQVSYRFTRSSLLYSSCMCNVELTLSNLGDAELIDVKIGAKQMAPGMSLKEFPGIASMDPGQTAVVNVGIDFNDTTQGAKFSLVASGRCFQVTLNPIMGELVKPVSMPEGLFNLEQGKLKGMNETETKVTLPEANANLETIKKKIFEGVNVAQVPSSEDDTLKFVAKTLSAQVLVLIRAKFNPEGNHLRLNFNCEKIVVGSMLGKELKVALEST; encoded by the exons ATGTCCAAGCTCAGTGGGGGCATGGCCCAAGCCTCGCCTAACGCTAGCTATCATCAAAGCTACGGCGATGGCGGTGCGGCTAGCCCGGCTAGTACGGGCTCGACGACGGGTTTTGGTTCGCAGAGCGGAGTCATGGAAGCCGTGGAAATGGATCCAGCCTCGGGGGCGTCGATTTTTCATGCGGATGGCTTCAAGAAACA ATTAAAAAATTGGTGTACGTGTATTTGACACGCTATGCCGAGGAGCAGCAGGACGTGGCCCTTCTATCGATTTCCACGTTCCAACGGGCACTCAAGGATCCAAATCAGTTGATCCGCGCCTCGGCTTTGCGGGTGCTCTCGTCCATTCGGGTCACCATGATCGTGCCCATCATGATGCTAGCCATTCGAGATTCGGCCGTGGACATGTCAGCGTTTGTGCGCAAGACCGCCGCCCACGCCATTCCCAAGTTGTATAGTTTGGACCCGGATCAAAAGGATGAGTTGGTCAATATCATCGAGAAGTTGTTAGGCGATCGGACCACTTTGGTGGTGGGTTCGGCCGTAATGGCGTTTGAGGAG GTTTGTCCCGAGCGAATCGAGCTCATCCACAAGAACTTTCGTAAGTTGTGCAATCTGTTGGTGGATGTCGAGGAATGGGGCCAGGTCGTAATCATCGGCATGTTGACTCGATATGCACGCACTCAGttcttggatcccaatgccGGCGATGAGTTGGAcgagtttgaagaaagctCTCGGGATTTCTATGCTAGTTCCGAAGAGGAAGACCGGAAAAAGACCAGTTCGAATCAGGAGGGGGCCAAAAAACGATCCCGGCCCAAAATGGACCCCGACCACCGCTTGTTGTTCCGTAGCACAAAGCCTTTGCTCCAAAGTCGGAATGCATCTGTGGTGATGGCAACGGCCCAACTCTACCATCACACCGCACCTAAAGCTGAGGTTCAA GTGGTGGCCAAGGCTCTGATTCGTCTTTTGAGGTCTCACAAAGAGATTCAGGCCGTCGTTTTGAATTGTATTGCATCGATGACGTCGACCAAGACCAGAAACAATATGTTCGAGCCCCATTTGAGGAATTTTTTCGTTCGAAGTTCCGATCCGACGCACATCAAGATCTTAAAGCTGGAAATCATCACCAACTTGGCCAACGCTGGGAATATTGGAATCATTCTACGAGAATTTCAATCATACATCACTTCTCAG GACAAATTTTGCATTGCTGCCACGATTCAAGCCATTGGTCGTTGTGCATCGACAATTGACGAGGTCACCGACACTTGTCTCAATGGATTGGTGCATCTCCTATCGAACCGGGATCAAGCGGTTGTGGCTGAATCTGTGGTGGTCATTAAGAAGCTGTTGCAAAGCCAGACTGGTGATCACAAGGAGATCATTACCCACATGGCGAAACTGGTGGATTCCATTCAGGTCCCAGCCGCTAGAGCTGCCATCGTTTGGGTTTTGGGCGAGTATTGCGAACGCGTGCCTAAGATCGCTCCTGATGTTTTGAGGAAGATGGCCAAATCGTTTGTTAACGAGACTCCAGAGGTCAAGACGCAAACCCTGAACTTGGCACTCAAGCTCTGCCTGACGAATCCAGGACAAACCAAGCTGATTGCTCAGTATGTTTTTAATTTGGCCAGATATGACCAGAACTATGACATACGTGATCGAGCCCGATTTATGAGAGTTTTCGTCTTCCCTCCTCCTGGACATGAGACCAACAAGCTGCTCCTAAATGCCAAGAACATTTTCCTGGCCACGAAACCCCCACCAGTGACCGAATCCAAGTTCAAGGATCGAGAAGTTTACCAGCTCGGGTCGTTATCTCACTTCCTCAACATTCGAGCCAATGGATATCAGGATCTGCCGAGTTTCCCCGACGTGGCACCGGATTCATCTCTTCGCAACGTGGAACCCATTAAGGTCCCCAATCCCTGGGAAAAAAGTTTAGacaagctgaaaaagaaatctacCTTCTATTCAGAGTCCGATGGAGAGTCGGGGACCTCTGATtcctcatcgtcctcgtcTGGGAATAACTCTTCAGAGTCATCCTCATCCGAAGATGAATCTGACCATGGAGATGCATCCACACGAACTCTCAAGCAGGCAATTCCGGCTACAACCATTGTCAACGGCGAGAGCAAGAAGGCCCCGAAGAAAGATGAAGAGGAGATGGAGAGTTCGTCAGAGTCCTCCGACGAAAGCTCTTCATCCGAGAGTAGTTCGTCGGAAGACGAAACATACCCCTCTGCTCGAGGGAACAGACCAGCCGTTGCTCAGAGTAATCTGGACCTCTTGTTGGATCTGAGTGAAGCTCCTCCGGCTTCTGGTACACCCATGCTAACGCCATCGATTGGTGGCTTTTTATCTCCGTCGAATGCGCCAAATGCCAAGACCCTATCAGAATCTATAAGTGAGGCCGAAGTGAATTTCTATCCTACGAAATCACATCAGCTCTTGAGCAAGATGTCCACAGGTGGCCTTCAAGTGTCTTATCGTTTCACCCGATCATCACTTCTTTATTCATCTTGCATGTGTAATGTTGAATTGACACTCAGCAACCTGGGGGATGCCGAGTTAATCGATGTCAAAATCGGCGCCAAGCAAATGGCCCCTGGGATGTCTTTAAAAGAATTTCCGGGGATTGCATCCATGGATCCAGGTCAAACTGCAGTCGTGAACGTGGGGATTGACTTCAATGACACCACTCAAGGTGCCAAGTTCAGTCTCGTGGCGAGCGGGAGATGCTTTCAG GTAACCTTGAACCCAATTATGGGCGAGTTGGTGAAACCCGTGAGCATGCCCGAGGGCCtgttcaatttggaacaaggCAAGCTGAAAGGCATGAACGAAACGGAGACCAAGGTCACTTTACCCGAGGCCAACGCCAATCTAGAAACCATCAAGAAGAAGATCTTTGAGGGGGTTAACGTGGCCCAAGTGCCCTCCTCGGAAGATGATACCTTAAAATTTGTCGCCAAAACCTTGAGCGCCCAAGTCTTGGTTTTGATCCGAGCCAAATTCAATCCGGAGGGCAATCACTTGCGATTGAATTTTAACTGCGAGAAAATTGTGGTGGGCAGCATGCTGGGCAAAGAATTGAAAGTGGCTCTCGAGTCCACATAA
- the LOC131885658 gene encoding protein kintoun-like produces the protein MATQTKNISSNLMATQNELDRIQNALEDGEFRQLLVQYAREVSEPDNQALYEREVVALERARGYAVHFLHPQPGFVIKTTNLRNDEKIFINVCTESVIDVASSSEAGQGLRSQVPPVPGSGGGEPSSAVRWSIPYSLSQGPRKDVDRGGRPCTVFDVIVHPDTLALAQGQPRMKQLVADTALEAVEKAHALKLEHHGVRYPKMKFKGTFQPTVIRRPLKPGRHEPHYEIRYRHAIRDVPTNTYQYGDGPRGRRIEDPCRPTHLLVEVELPEFDTMQGVDLDVTPTQLTLESSGPAAYYLSIPLNYVVNEEEGQAKFDKSTKKLTVTLPVQAHKDVERHVSTDSGIDVDSGYAACTEDEPHENGSRSGPRILPNYTCNIYEDVLVFTLDVKNVDESSLVKTVLSDETFGFDLGFSTSGCVSESLHYGFKCALLFEEEPLSPLATVLDAIEVEVWDNNVIIKVSMPGGVLCDQYKIGIHDDDMTAHAIPQLKAFRKRREQLLKTSPTHEGNRRPRTYSESLGDAFEDLCLEVGTSSKEDNKERHNSGESEDSVLEDSRFSVTPSSLQHIAGPEPKPIVLPNGQEVRSILKRAVKRCFSESHTDLLSWQSDSSSSSQDSNESCNTGSEADSVISKRSVRFNETVQRQIFRPNSSILGQKHKNQKKNNQKKRKAARRASEGDAASSVNSNSDHQGDDEDMEEDDDDHLDSGVASSVDDADTIGGKESKAGMSWKKGKKNNAGKGKNKGNLAKNVNDLMFELDF, from the exons ATGGCGACTCAAACGAAGAACATCTCCTCGAACTTGATGGCGACTCAAAACGAACTTGACAGGATCCAGAACGCCTTGGAAGATGGTGAATTTCGTCAATTATTGGTCCAGTATGCTCGGGAAGTGTCCGAGCCGGACAATCAAGCTCTGTACGAGCGGGAAGTGGTGGCTTTGGAGCGGGCACGAGGATACGCCGTTCACTTCCTTCATCCGCAACCCGGATTCGTCATCAAGACCACCAATCTCAGGAATGACGAGAAGATATTCATCAACGTCTGCACGGAGAGCGTCATCGACGTGGCCAGTAGTTCGGAGGCCGGCCAGGGCTTGAGAAGCCAGGTCCCACCGGTCCCAGGGTCAGGGGGTGGAGAGCCCTCCTCGGCGGTGCGGTGGTCCATCCCGTATTCCTTATCCCAGGGTCCCAGGAAGGACGTGGATCGAGGGGGACGACCTTGTACGGTCTTCGACGTGATTGTACACCCGGACACGTTGGCTTTGGCCCAAGGTCAGCCGCGGATGAAGCAGTTGGTGGCGGATACGGCCCTGGAGGCCGTGGAAAAGGCCCACGCCCTCAAGCTCGAGCATCACGGGGTGCGCTACCCCAAGATGAAGTTCAAGGGCACCTTCCAACCCACTGTCATTCGCCGACCCCTGAAGCCCGGTCGGCACGAACCTCATTACGAGATTCGATATCGGCACGCCATCCGGGATGTGCCTACCAATACTTATCAGTATGGCGATGGCCCTCGTGGCCGCCGGATAGAGGACCCGTGTCGACCCACCCATCTCCTGGTCGAGGTCGAGTTGCCAGAGTTCGACACGATGCAGGGCGTGGACTTGGACGTGACGCCTACACAACTCACTTTGGAATCCAGCGGTCCGGCCGCCTATTATTTGAGCATCCCGTTAAACTATGTCGTCAACGAGGAGGAGGGCCAAGCCAAGTTTGATAAAAGTACAAAGAAATTGACCGTGACCTTGCCGGTGCAGGCTCACAAAGACGTGGAACGCCATGTCTCGACCGATAGCGGGATTGATGTAGATTCGGGCTATGCCGCGTGTACTGAGGATGAGCCCCACGAAAATGGGTCCCGATCCGGCCCTCGGATCCTTCCCAATTACACTTGCAACATCTACGAGGATGTCCTCGTGTTCACCTTGGATGTCAAAAACGTGGATGAATCCTCACTGGTGAAAACTGTCTTGTCAGATGAGACCTTCGGCTTTGACCTTGGCTTCTCGACGAGCGGGTGCGTCTCCGAGTCCCTCCATTACGGGTTCAAATGCGCTCTGCTCTTCGAAGAGGAGCCCCTGTCGCCATTGGCCACCGTTTTAGATGCCATTGAAGTCGAGGTGTGGGACAATAATGTCATTATCAAAGTTTCGATGCCGGGTGGTGTTCTTTGTGATCAGTACAAGATTGGCATTCATGACGATGACATGACCGCCCATGCCATTCCTCAGCTCAAAGCTTTCCGAAAGCGCCGAGAACAGCTTTTAAAA ACATCACCTACTCATGAAGGAAATCGACGTCCTCGAACCTATTCCGAAAGCTTGGGAGATGCGTTTGAAGATCTCTGCTTGGAGGTGGGTACCTCTTCTAAAGAGGATAACAAAGAACGGCACAATTCTGGTGAGAGCGAGGATTCGGTCTTAGAAGATTCTCGCTTCTCGGTCACACCCTCCTCTTTGCAACACATTGCGGGTCCCGAGCCCAAGCCGATTGTGTTGCCCAATGGGCAGGAGGTCCGAAGCATCTTGAAAAGAGCTGTCAAGAGATGTTTTTCCGAGTCCCATACCGATTTGTTGTCGTGGCAATCGGATTCGTCGTCGAGCTCTCAAGACTCAAATGAGTCTTGCAATACTGGTAGCGAAGCTGATAGCGTAATCAGTAAGAGGTCAGTTCGCTTCAACGAGACAGTCCAGAGGCAAATCTTTCGACCCAACTCCTCCATTCTCGGACAGAAGCACAAAAATcagaagaaaaataaccaGAAAAAGCGGAAAGCCGCTCGCCGAGCTAGTGAAGGCGATGCGGCCAGCTCTGTTAATTCCAACTCTGATCATCAAGGAGATGATGAAGATATGGAGGAGGATGACGACGACCACTTGGACTCTGGAGTGGCCTCGTCTGTGGATGATGCCGATACCATCGGAGGGAAAGAATCTAAAGCGGGTATGTCCTGGAAAAAGGGTAAAAAGAACAACGCCGGAAAGGGCAAAAACAAGGGCAATCTTGCCAAAAACGTCAATGATCTCATgtttgaattggatttttaA
- the LOC131885663 gene encoding calcineurin subunit B type 1-like, translating to MGQNQSFPLLSGFSREEISRLEKRFHKLDLDRSGSISLKEFLTVPELQNNPLLQRVVDVFDADLSGEVDFKEFVKGLAQFAVVQEDNETKLQFIFKIYDMDRDGYISNGELFQVLKMMVGKNLTNIQLQQIVDKTILYLDKDDDGKISYEEFKLMVQKGSRLNNVTDVMSVEV from the exons ATGGGTCAAAACCAATCGTTCCCATTGCTATCGGGCTTTTCCCGAGAGGAGATCAGTCGTTTAGAGAAGCGGTTCCACAAGCTCGATTTGGATCGCTCGGGTTCCATCAGTCTCAAAGAGTTCCTCACCGTTCCAGAACTCCAGAACAACCCTTTACTTCAGCGAGTGGTTGATGTGTTTGATGCCGATTTAAGCGGGGAAGTGGACTTTAAAG AGTTTGTCAAAGGCTTGGCCCAATTTGCAGTGGTGCAAGAGGACAACGAAACGAAATTGCAGTTCATCTTCAAGATCTACGACATGGACCGGGATGGGTACATTTCGAATGGTGAACTCTTTCAAGTGCTGAAGATGATGGTGGGTAAAAATCTGACCAACATCCAACTCCAGCAGATTGTGGACAAAACCATCTTGTACTTGGACAAGGACGACGATGGTAAAATCAGTTATGAAGAGTTCAAGCTCATGGTTCAAAAAGGAAGCCGCCTCAACAATGTGACTGATGTTATGTCCGTGGAAGTTTAA